A part of Scophthalmus maximus strain ysfricsl-2021 chromosome 20, ASM2237912v1, whole genome shotgun sequence genomic DNA contains:
- the dhx29 gene encoding ATP-dependent RNA helicase DHX29 has product MGGKKKKSAAPVAPAVAAAAAGRSGAAAAGNSAAEEPKKQPASNKPAKAAKENKSKAPKTYSLANTAQVDTGGVSDKSILKVTIQADLEKKIIRLINDFRQENGDKGPISGRLTNKKLLDLYTALQKFNFKREHIEEAMKSSVLYGGDLHSALDWLCLNLRDEELPEGFSQQMQEESQRSRPRYQPAAQEMPAAPSPKATNNTRKEPTQAKEKDEAASMKDWILRYAEQSSDEEEEEEEEEGGKKTTRNPELDEKFDPNERYLILTAQLYDAKEMAAAAKAKANKAGQRMAQDRIRVIQQEMKQLESHPVFNPAIKVVDTPQREKKILPVSEDKADITFSLFEQAGKDPPAEKVVKKNEPKDIRNFDYTARSWTGKSPKQFLIDWVRKNLPKSPPPAFHKVAAGRYWRSKVRIQRIDDVLEVCPTILTEDSMQAQHLAATLALYTLIKGQSVHQLLPPTYRDVWLEWRDSEQLQQEECRTAANKPRDQFISRLLTRLKQQQNQDQGQESGSHDPVGLGRGEDEDPEESWENLAGLDMGEGGEEPVDKSEKKGGRREGAGALEASRDLLMKLKKSSLAHKLLAERQQLPVFQHRHRVLEALQRHRVVVVAGETGSGKSTQIPQFLLDELLTGGKQAQPCNIVVTQPRRISAMSLACRVSQELGCEDGPGSKSSLCGYQIRMENQSGEWTRLLYCTTGVLLRKLQHDRHLSSLTHIIVDEVHERSVQSDFLLTILKDVVMRRADLQLILMSATVDCNKFSNYFNRCPVITVPGRTFPVEVFHLEDIVEQMGYVLEKDSEYSQKILEEEEEVSISVTQKGGKTQQHQEFIVRDPSSGWDLGPDLDHFSSRTLHVLQYMNPNKINMDLLVDLMDYLDKSPQFADLDGAVLVFLPGLAHIQQLYDLLSSDKRFRDKKRYKTVALHSTLSSKDQAAAFTVPPAGVRKIVLSTNIAETGVTIPDVVFVIDAGKTKENKYHESSQMSSLVETFVSKASALQRQGRAGRVRNGFCFRLYPKYRFDAFMDYSIPEILRVPLEELCLHIMKCQYGSPEDFLSRALDAPQPQSVSNAINLLRKIGACHPSDHLLTPLGHHLASLPVNVKIGKMLIYGAILGCLEPIATIAAAITEKSPFSTPMNRKEEANLAKAALALANSDHLTIYNAYLGWKNSQTEGQRTEMSYCRKHFLNRTALMTIEDVKHELMRMMEQAGFWSSRSSAHSKLQPASLSKPQMSVLNAVLTAGLYDSVARVLCTPSVDVLERLACTAETPQGRAQVHPSSVNRNLQTHGWLLYQEKVKYTKIYLRDTTLISPFPMLLFGGDIDIQHRERLISLDGWIHFQAPVRIGVIFKHLRKLMDSLLEKKLENPRMSLEGEKTIHMILDLIKSEHAM; this is encoded by the exons ATGggtgggaagaagaagaagtcggCTGCTCCGGTGGCcccggcggtggcggcggcggcagcgggcAGGAGTGGTGCCGCTGCAGCGGGGAACAGTGCGGCCGAGGAGCCGAAGAAGCAGCCAGCCAGCAACAAGCCGGCTAAAGCAGCCAAAGAGAATAAGTCAAAAG CTCCAAAGACCTACAGCCTGGCCAACACCGCCCAGGTCGACACCGGTGGAGTCTCAGACAAGTCCATTCTGAAG GTTACCATCCAGGCGGACCTGGAGAAGAAGATCATCAGGCTGATCAATGACTTCAGACAGGAGAACGGGGACAAAGGGCCCATATCGGGCAGACTTACAAACAAGAAACTGCTG GACCTGTACACTGCTCTGCAGAAGTTCAACTTCAAGAGAGAACACATTGAGGAGGCGATGAAGAGCAGTGTGCTGTACGGAGGAGATCTCCACTCTGCTCTCGACTGGCTCTGCCTCAACCTCAGAGATG aggAGCTGCCAGAAGGTTTTAGCCAACAGATGCAGGAGGAGAGCCAGAGGAGCAGGCCCAGGTACCAGCCTGCTGCTCAGGAGATGCCTGCCGCCCCGAGCCCCAAAGCAACCAACAACACCCGCAAAGAGCCCACCCAG GCCAAAGAGAAGGATGAAGCTGCAAGCATGAAGGACTGGATCCTGAGGTATGCAGAGCAAagcagtgatgaagaagaagaggaggaggaagaggaaggagggaagaagacCACGCGCAACCCTGAGCTGGATGAAAAGTTTGACCCA AACGAACGGTACTTGATCCTCACTGCTCAACTCTATGATGCCAAAGAAATGGCAGCTGCTGCAAAAGCCAAAGCAAACAAGGCAGGACAGAGGATGGCACAGGACAGGATACGTGTCATACAGcagg AAATGAAGCAGTTGGAGTCGCACCCCGTTTTCAATCCAGCCATAAAAGTGGTGGACACACctcagagggaaaagaagatACTTCCTGTCAGTGAGGACAAAGCTGACATCACCTTCAGTTTATTTGAACAAGCTGGAAAGGATCCTCCTGCCGAGAAAG TTGTGAAAAAGAACGAGCCAAAGGACATTCGTAATTTTGACTACACGGCTCGTAGCTGGACCGGGAAGTCTCCCAAACAGTTCCTCATTGACTGGGTCCGAAAGAACCTGCCCAAGAGTCCGCCTCCGGCTTTCCACAAGGTTGCTGCTGGTAGATACTGGAGATCcaa GGTTCGTATTCAGAGGATAGATGATGTTCTGGAGGTTTGTCCCACCATCCTGACTGAGGACAGCATGCAGGCTCAACATCTGGCAGCCACACTGGCACTATACACCCTGATTAAAGGGCAG TCCGTGCACCAGCTCCTTCCTCCAACCTACAGAGACGTGTGGCTGGAGTGGCGGGACAGCGAGCAACTGCAACAGGAAGAGTGCCGCACTGCTGCCAACAAACCCAGGGACCAGTTCATCTCCCGGCTTTTGACAAGACTCAAGCAGCAACAGAACCAGGACCAAGGGCAGGAGTCTGGATCACATGACCCGGTGGGGCTGGGCCGAGGTGAGGACGAAGATCCTGAGGAGTCCTGGGAGAACCTGGCTGGTCTTGacatgggggaggggggagaggaaccGGTGGACaagagtgagaaaaaaggagggaggagggaaggggcaGGAGCACTGGAAGCCTCCAGGGACCTTTTAATGAAGCTGAAGAAGTCCTCGCTTGCCCACAAACTGCTG GCAGAGCGACAGCAGCTTCCTGTCTTCCAACACCGGCACCGTGTCCTGGAGGCTCTGCAGCGCCAccgcgtggtggtggtggccgGTGAGACGGGCAGTGGAAAGAGTACTCAGATTCCTCAGTTCCTGCTGGATGAGCTGTTGACCGGGGGCAAACAGGCGCAGCCCTGCAACATCGTGGTGACCCAGCCCCGCAGGATATCCGCCATGAGCCTGGCCTGCAGAGTCAGCCAGGAGCTGGGGTGTGAGGACGGACCAGGATCAAag TCGTCACTGTGTGGATACCAGATCCGGATGGAGAATCAGTCTGGGGAGTGGACCCGTCTGCTCTACTGTACCACCGGAGTTCTGCTCAGGAAGCTCCAGCATGACCGACACCTCAGCTCCCTGACCCACATCATCGTAGACGAG GTGCACGAGCGCAGTGTGCAGTCAGACTTCCTGCTCACCATCCTGAAGGACGTTGTCATGAGGAGAGCCGACCTGCAGCTGATCCTCATGAGCGCCACAGTTGACTGCAACAAGTTCTCTAACTACTTCAACCGCTGCCCAGTGATCACCGTTCCCGGCAGGACTTTCCCAGTGGAG GTGTTTCATTTAGAAGACATAGTGGAGCAGATGGGGTACGTCCTTGAAAAGGACTCGGAGTACAGCCAGAAAATTcttgaagaagaggaagaggtcagCATCTCTGTCACGCAGAAAGGCGGcaagacacaacaacaccag GAGTTTATAGTGAGGGACCCATCCTCGGGCTGGGACCTGGGTCCTGACCTCGACCACTTTAGTAGCAGGACGCTGCACGTGCTGCAGTACATGAACCCTAATAAGATCAACATGGACTTGCTGGTTGACCTCATGGACTACCTCG ACAAATCCCCGCAATTTGCCGATTTGGATGGAGCCGTTCTCGTTTTCCTACCAGGTCTTGCGCACATCCAGCAGCTATATGACCTGCTCTCCTCAGACAAGAGGTTCAGGGATAAAAAAAG GTACAAGACTGTTGCTCTCCACTCCACTCTTTCCTCCAAGGACCAGGCTGCTGCCTTCAcagtgccccctgctggagtTCGGAAG ATTGTGTTGTCGACTAACATTGCCGAGACAGGTGTGACTATCCCCGACGTCGTGTTCGTCATCGACGCCGGGAAGACCAAAGAAAATAA GTACCACGAGAGCAGCCAGATGAGTTCCCTGGTGGAAACCTTTGTTTCCAAAGCCAGCGCCCTCCAGAGGCAGGGGAGAGCAGGACGTGTCCGGAACGGCTTCTGCTTCAGACTCTACCCGAAATACAG GTTTGATGCCTTCATGGATTACTCCATACCGGAGATTCTTCGGGTCCCACTGGAGGAGCTCTGCCTTCATATTATG AAATGCCAGTACGGCTCCCCAGAGGACTTCCTGAGCCGGGCCCTCGACGCTCCCCAGCCCCAGTCGGTCAGCAACGCCATCAACCTGCTGAGGAAGATCGGTGCGTGTCACCCCAGCGATCATCTCCTCACCCCTCTGGGACACCACCTGGCGAGTCTGCCCGTCAACGTGAAGATTGGCAAGATGCTGATCTACGGAGCCATCCTCGGCTGCCTGGAGCCCATA GCAACGATCGCAGCAGCCATCACCGAGAAGTCTCCCTTCTCCACGCCAATGAATAGAAAGGAGGAAGCTAACCTGGCCAAAGCTGCACTGGCATTGGCCAACTCTGATCACCTGACTATATACAATGCATATCTGGG GTGGAAGAACTCACAGACTGAGGGTCAGAGAACAGAAATGTCCTACTGCAGGAAGCACTTCCTCAATCGAACAGCTCTCATGACAATAgag GATGTGAAGCACGAGCTGATGCGGATGATGGAGCAGGCCGGTTTCTGGTCGTCTCGCTCCTCCGCTCACTCTAAGCTGCAGCCAGCCTCGCTATCCAAGCCGCAGATGTCGGTCCTGAACGCCGTGCTGACCGCGGGGCTCTACGACAGCGTGGCCCGGGTCCTGTGCACCCCCTCGGTGGATGTGCTCGAGCGGTTGGCCTGCACAGCGGAGACCCCTCAGGGCAGGGCCCAGGTCCACCCCTCATCTGTCAACCGCAACCTGCAGACGCACGGCTGGCTGCTGTACCAGGAGAAG GTGAAATACACCAAGATCTACCTGCGAGACACCACTCTGATATCTCCTTTTCCCATGCTGCTGTTCGGAGGCGACATCGACATTCAGCACAGAGAGCGGCTCATCtcactggatggatggatacactTTCAG GCTCCTGTGCGGATTGGTGTGATCTTCAAACACCTGAGGAAACTGATGGACTCTTTGCTCGAAAAGAAGCTGGAGAATCCTAGGATGAGCCTGGAAG GTGAGAAGACCATCCACATGATTCTGGATCTGATCAAATCAGAGCATGCAATGTGA